One window of the Nitrospira sp. genome contains the following:
- a CDS encoding DedA family protein, with the protein MIGSLIEAIIGELSRFVIACISRFGYAGILFTMAVESACIPLPSEIIMPFSGYLVLSGQFTMLGVTLAGAVGNVVGSIAAYYAGVWGGRPFVERYGPYFLVSHRDLDIADRWFLKYGEAAVFFSRMLPVVRTFISLPAGIARMNFPRFVLFTFLGALPWCYLLAYIGFKMGEHWEDLRQYFHGFDIVIGVILAIIIGLFIWSHWPKRRATLP; encoded by the coding sequence GTGATTGGAAGTCTCATTGAAGCGATCATCGGCGAGCTGAGCCGCTTCGTCATCGCCTGCATTTCCCGATTCGGGTATGCCGGAATTCTGTTTACTATGGCCGTGGAGAGTGCCTGCATCCCGTTGCCCAGCGAGATTATCATGCCGTTTTCCGGCTATCTGGTGCTGTCCGGGCAGTTCACGATGCTCGGGGTCACATTGGCCGGGGCGGTAGGAAACGTCGTCGGGTCTATTGCAGCCTACTACGCGGGGGTTTGGGGTGGCCGCCCGTTCGTGGAGCGTTATGGCCCGTACTTTCTCGTGTCGCATCGAGATCTCGACATTGCCGATCGCTGGTTCCTGAAATACGGGGAAGCCGCGGTGTTTTTCAGCCGGATGCTGCCGGTGGTGCGCACATTTATTTCATTGCCGGCCGGCATCGCCCGGATGAACTTCCCTCGTTTTGTGCTGTTCACGTTTCTCGGTGCGTTGCCCTGGTGCTACCTCCTTGCGTATATCGGGTTCAAGATGGGCGAGCATTGGGAAGATCTGCGGCAATATTTTCATGGGTTTGATATCGTGATCGGTGTGATTCTGGCCATCATCATTGGGCTCTTTATTTGGTCGCACTGGCCGAAGAGGCGCGCGACACTGCCGTAG
- a CDS encoding integration host factor subunit alpha: protein MRKADIANEIFKQVGISKNEAADIVELVLNLLKSVLQKGESVKIAGFGNFVVRSKGSRKGRNPRTGEEIGITPRRVVTFRPSQVFKKYVNS, encoded by the coding sequence ATGAGAAAGGCTGATATCGCGAACGAGATATTCAAGCAGGTAGGAATTTCGAAAAATGAGGCGGCCGATATCGTTGAACTTGTGCTCAATCTCCTCAAGTCGGTGCTGCAAAAAGGTGAGTCCGTCAAAATTGCGGGCTTCGGCAATTTCGTCGTTCGCAGCAAAGGTTCTCGCAAGGGGCGCAATCCTCGTACAGGAGAAGAAATTGGGATTACCCCGCGTCGCGTCGTCACATTCCGCCCTAGCCAAGTCTTTAAGAAGTACGTCAATTCGTAG
- a CDS encoding prepilin-type N-terminal cleavage/methylation domain-containing protein, protein MTRRYDRGFSLVEAMVAMTISTIVVMGGMAALEVSARLVQQGTLKTRALALAQGRLEAKRSVRWEALLQDDLDHDGRTDVMMADDGQGADVSAGDGIYSAQWEHDGVTLKWTVAMDRLGPLSMAGWVTIRAAASYPAVGGVRVVELGTVRANPTFTGAR, encoded by the coding sequence ATGACGCGGCGTTACGACAGGGGCTTCAGTCTGGTGGAGGCGATGGTCGCCATGACTATTTCAACGATTGTCGTGATGGGAGGGATGGCGGCGCTTGAGGTGTCTGCCAGGCTGGTTCAACAGGGGACATTAAAGACCAGGGCGTTGGCCCTGGCGCAGGGGCGCTTGGAAGCCAAGCGGTCCGTGCGGTGGGAGGCGCTTCTGCAGGATGACCTCGACCACGACGGCAGGACGGATGTGATGATGGCGGATGATGGTCAGGGGGCCGATGTTTCGGCCGGAGATGGCATCTACTCGGCTCAGTGGGAGCATGACGGGGTGACCCTGAAGTGGACGGTGGCGATGGACCGTCTCGGGCCGCTCAGCATGGCCGGATGGGTGACGATTCGGGCGGCGGCATCCTATCCGGCGGTCGGGGGCGTGCGGGTGGTGGAGCTGGGAACCGTGCGGGCCAATCCGACATTTACAGGAGCCCGATGA
- a CDS encoding LuxR C-terminal-related transcriptional regulator gives MAKATTKPRVRKSLADLEPPPRKKRPESLTAREQEILELIWAGFKNKEIGTKLKISVKTVEAHRANMMKKMRVSNTAQLLKNAIQGGVLKIR, from the coding sequence ATGGCCAAAGCAACGACCAAGCCTCGGGTACGCAAATCCCTTGCTGACCTCGAGCCCCCTCCCCGCAAGAAACGGCCGGAGTCGCTCACCGCACGCGAACAGGAAATCTTAGAATTGATCTGGGCCGGATTTAAGAATAAGGAAATCGGCACCAAGCTCAAGATCAGCGTGAAAACGGTGGAAGCGCACCGCGCGAACATGATGAAGAAGATGCGGGTGTCCAACACCGCACAACTCCTGAAGAACGCCATTCAAGGCGGCGTGCTGAAGATCCGCTAA
- a CDS encoding prepilin peptidase — MWQLYLIVGLLGALIGSFLNVCIYRLPRHESIVWPGSHCPACSKPIAWYDNVPMLGYLMLAGRCRACSVSIPLHYPVVEALNTVGYLAMLWVFGPTLVAAVYAILFSALLVVAGTDLSHKIIPNAVTFPGIVLGLVSAATILPLGLLNGLVGLLVGGGILWLLAWASPYLFGKEGMGGGDIKLLAMIGAFLGWKLALMTIMIGSLVGSVVGVSLLAAQVIKREEYIPFGPFLVLGAVSALFFGAPLLEWYQGLLAG, encoded by the coding sequence ATGTGGCAGTTGTATCTCATCGTGGGACTCTTGGGCGCACTCATTGGGAGTTTTCTCAATGTGTGCATTTACCGACTGCCTCGCCATGAATCCATTGTCTGGCCAGGATCCCATTGTCCTGCCTGCTCCAAGCCGATCGCCTGGTACGACAACGTACCGATGCTGGGCTATCTGATGCTTGCCGGTCGATGTCGCGCCTGTTCCGTCAGCATTCCGCTCCACTATCCTGTCGTAGAAGCGTTGAATACTGTTGGGTATCTGGCCATGCTGTGGGTTTTTGGGCCTACGTTGGTGGCGGCGGTCTATGCCATTCTTTTTTCCGCCTTGCTCGTGGTGGCGGGCACGGACTTGTCCCATAAGATTATTCCCAATGCCGTCACCTTTCCCGGGATCGTGTTAGGGCTGGTGAGTGCCGCAACCATCCTGCCATTGGGATTGTTGAATGGCCTTGTGGGCCTCCTCGTTGGTGGCGGGATTTTGTGGCTGCTCGCCTGGGCCAGTCCCTATCTGTTCGGCAAAGAAGGGATGGGCGGCGGGGATATCAAATTACTGGCCATGATCGGGGCATTTCTGGGGTGGAAGTTGGCATTGATGACGATCATGATTGGATCCCTGGTCGGATCGGTCGTCGGCGTGTCGCTACTTGCGGCGCAGGTGATCAAGCGCGAGGAGTATATTCCCTTTGGCCCCTTCCTGGTCCTGGGCGCAGTGAGCGCCCTCTTCTTTGGAGCCCCCCTTCTTGAGTGGTACCAGGGGTTGTTGGCGGGCTAA
- a CDS encoding GspE/PulE family protein, whose protein sequence is MQSPGDKLPKANPSNNVERPLSKNPPARMDRERRLLTLLVTRGVLSQDEMEAALEAVRVEGVDLESLLLDTYHVAKSDFGAVLSEYFSCPFLAYDERAVLEVALLKNLRVEYLRKSAWVPIKRQGAVVEILRTDPQDLDKDPDIRRAFPRLTIRVVVGLRRDLEKWLLLATEQSARGAIADILGELVHEVWNEADGNVQQITEHDSAIVRLANQLIAEADRLGASDIHIEPYSTGRDTAVRFRVDGTCFPYMKIPSGYRRAVVSRIKIMANLDIAERRKPQDGKIRYRLAKDRELELRVATLPTAGENEDVTLRLLTAKIPMPLEAMEFMPGVLQAVKELAERPQGILLCVGPTGSGKTTTLHALLKQVNTDARKIVTAEDPIELTQEGLRQVQVHPKIGFTFAAAMRAFLRADPDIIMIGEMRDKETADIAIEASLTGHLVMSTLHTNSAVETVTRLLDMGCDAFNFSDAMLGVLAQRLCKRLCAHCKEAYLPDRQEFDDLVQAYGACDWDRVGVTYSPELNFYRACGCERCNQSGFKGRMALHELLVGSDEVKRCIQSRARTAEMAGVARREGMVTLLQHGIQKIFEGVTTYRQVRAVAVK, encoded by the coding sequence GTGCAGAGTCCAGGCGACAAGCTCCCCAAGGCGAATCCGTCTAACAACGTAGAACGTCCGCTAAGCAAGAATCCGCCTGCTCGTATGGATCGGGAGCGCCGTCTCCTGACGCTACTGGTGACTCGCGGCGTGCTCAGTCAGGATGAGATGGAAGCAGCGCTTGAGGCGGTACGGGTGGAAGGTGTTGACCTGGAGTCGCTCCTCCTCGACACGTATCACGTTGCCAAGTCCGACTTTGGCGCCGTGCTCAGCGAGTATTTTAGCTGCCCGTTTCTTGCGTATGACGAGCGCGCTGTTCTAGAGGTGGCGCTCCTCAAGAATCTGCGCGTTGAGTATCTCAGGAAAAGCGCGTGGGTGCCGATCAAGCGGCAGGGAGCGGTGGTGGAGATTTTGAGGACGGATCCTCAGGATCTCGATAAAGATCCGGACATCCGTCGGGCATTCCCACGGCTGACGATTCGAGTCGTGGTTGGACTACGGCGCGATCTCGAAAAGTGGTTGCTTCTGGCCACCGAGCAGTCGGCTCGCGGGGCGATCGCCGACATTCTCGGCGAACTCGTGCATGAGGTCTGGAACGAGGCTGACGGCAACGTGCAGCAGATTACCGAGCATGACTCCGCCATTGTACGACTGGCGAACCAATTGATCGCGGAGGCAGACCGGCTCGGGGCTTCGGATATTCACATCGAACCCTATTCGACCGGGCGTGACACCGCGGTGCGCTTCCGTGTTGACGGGACCTGCTTCCCCTACATGAAGATTCCCTCCGGCTACCGGCGCGCGGTGGTGTCACGCATCAAGATCATGGCCAATCTGGATATCGCGGAGCGACGCAAACCGCAGGATGGCAAGATTCGCTATCGTCTCGCAAAAGATCGGGAGCTTGAACTGCGTGTGGCGACGCTCCCGACGGCGGGAGAAAACGAAGATGTCACGCTGCGACTCTTAACGGCGAAAATCCCGATGCCGTTGGAGGCCATGGAGTTTATGCCGGGCGTCTTGCAGGCCGTCAAGGAGTTGGCCGAACGTCCGCAGGGCATTCTCCTCTGCGTGGGTCCGACCGGGTCCGGGAAAACGACGACCTTGCATGCCCTGTTGAAGCAGGTGAATACCGATGCCCGCAAGATCGTGACGGCAGAGGATCCGATCGAACTGACCCAGGAGGGGCTCCGTCAAGTGCAGGTGCACCCCAAGATCGGCTTTACCTTCGCTGCGGCTATGCGGGCGTTTCTGCGGGCCGATCCGGATATCATCATGATCGGGGAGATGCGCGATAAAGAAACCGCGGACATCGCGATTGAGGCATCACTGACCGGTCATCTGGTCATGAGCACGCTGCACACCAATAGTGCCGTCGAGACCGTGACGCGACTGTTGGATATGGGGTGCGATGCGTTCAACTTTTCCGATGCGATGCTAGGCGTGCTGGCGCAACGATTGTGCAAGCGCCTCTGTGCGCACTGCAAAGAGGCGTACCTTCCGGATCGGCAGGAGTTTGACGACCTGGTTCAAGCCTATGGAGCGTGTGACTGGGACCGAGTCGGAGTCACGTATTCGCCAGAGCTGAACTTCTATCGCGCGTGTGGATGTGAGCGCTGCAATCAGAGCGGATTCAAAGGCCGGATGGCGCTGCATGAGTTGCTGGTCGGTTCAGATGAGGTAAAGCGCTGTATTCAGTCTCGGGCCAGAACGGCAGAGATGGCGGGTGTCGCGAGGCGTGAGGGGATGGTGACACTGCTCCAACATGGGATTCAGAAAATTTTCGAAGGCGTCACCACCTATAGGCAAGTCCGTGCCGTGGCCGTGAAATAA
- a CDS encoding GspH/FimT family pseudopilin codes for MKSESGFSLTEALTSMAIVGLVSALAIPNLMMLNARMQADVFAQQVSSELRWARQWAISKRDRVRLVFDQERQAIVAQVGNDRVQHHQLSYQHKGLEIDEPSAGPDVVFHPSGRSATATTIQFRNGQGHARTITVSLTGRVSIR; via the coding sequence GTGAAGAGTGAGAGCGGGTTCAGCCTCACGGAGGCACTGACCTCGATGGCCATCGTCGGACTCGTATCGGCGTTGGCCATTCCCAATCTGATGATGCTGAACGCGCGCATGCAAGCCGATGTATTTGCGCAGCAGGTTTCCTCTGAACTCCGTTGGGCGAGGCAATGGGCGATCTCGAAACGAGACCGTGTCCGGCTGGTATTCGACCAAGAACGCCAGGCCATCGTCGCCCAGGTCGGCAACGATCGCGTGCAGCATCACCAGTTGTCATATCAGCACAAAGGGCTGGAGATTGATGAGCCGAGCGCGGGACCGGATGTCGTCTTTCATCCGAGCGGTCGTTCTGCGACCGCCACGACGATTCAATTCCGCAACGGCCAGGGGCATGCCCGCACCATCACCGTGAGTCTTACCGGACGAGTCTCAATTCGATGA
- the rlmB gene encoding 23S rRNA (guanosine(2251)-2'-O)-methyltransferase RlmB, which yields MAPADGSDDSQEILYGLHAVREALKAGSRPLQRLHVIRTDKQFAELVQLARALHVPVHIQPLASLDRLAPGGRHQGIVAFAAAKAYQTEDSILAGAAKRNEPPLLVILDGVEDPHNLGAVLRTAEGAGVHGVFIPERRAAGLTSVVAKVSAGAIDHIPVARVTNTSRLLESLKAAGVWIYGLDPAATKLFTDVDFRGPVGLVFGGEGAGIRPGVLQHCDERIRIPMKGHVQSLNVSASAAVTLFEAVRQRAVPAPPRTR from the coding sequence ATGGCACCAGCCGATGGAAGCGATGACAGCCAGGAGATTCTCTACGGTCTCCATGCGGTCCGGGAAGCGCTGAAGGCCGGCAGCAGGCCGTTGCAGCGGCTGCATGTGATCCGGACTGATAAGCAGTTCGCGGAACTGGTGCAGTTGGCCAGGGCGCTGCATGTGCCGGTTCATATCCAGCCGCTCGCGTCTCTCGATCGGCTGGCTCCCGGCGGCCGACATCAGGGCATCGTGGCTTTTGCCGCGGCGAAGGCCTATCAGACGGAAGATTCCATTCTTGCCGGCGCAGCCAAACGGAACGAGCCGCCGTTACTCGTGATTCTCGATGGCGTGGAAGATCCACATAATCTTGGCGCGGTACTTCGCACGGCCGAAGGGGCCGGGGTGCATGGGGTGTTTATTCCTGAGCGGCGGGCGGCCGGGCTGACGTCGGTCGTGGCGAAAGTATCGGCCGGGGCGATCGACCATATCCCCGTTGCCCGCGTGACGAATACCAGCCGGCTGCTTGAGTCTTTGAAAGCGGCAGGGGTGTGGATCTACGGATTGGATCCGGCGGCGACGAAGCTGTTCACCGACGTGGATTTCCGAGGCCCTGTCGGGTTGGTTTTCGGGGGAGAAGGCGCGGGGATTCGTCCCGGCGTTTTACAGCATTGCGATGAGCGGATTCGCATCCCGATGAAGGGGCATGTGCAGTCGCTGAATGTATCGGCTTCTGCGGCAGTGACGCTCTTCGAGGCGGTGCGGCAGCGCGCAGTGCCCGCACCACCCCGCACACGTTAG
- the surE gene encoding 5'/3'-nucleotidase SurE encodes MRILVTNDDGIDSPGLTALAEALKAVGEVWVVAPDRERTAVAHAVTLHKPLRLHRLAPRTFSVNGTPVDCVNLALLKVMPKPPAIVVSGINKGVNLGDDVLYSGTVSAAMEGTILGIPSIAVSQEGRETFRFPVAADYAARIVRQVLAQGLPDETLLNVNVPNRALRAIKGVRVTCLSRRRFHNPIIEKLDPHGRKYYWIAGTRVSWSRSKNADHEALEQGRVSVTPIHLDCTNYAVLDHFRAWEPMIQGKLVRPKPHPQSASRRKG; translated from the coding sequence ATGCGAATCTTGGTCACAAATGACGATGGGATCGACTCGCCAGGCCTGACGGCATTGGCCGAAGCGCTTAAGGCGGTCGGCGAGGTGTGGGTGGTGGCGCCGGATCGAGAGCGGACCGCTGTGGCTCATGCCGTGACGTTGCATAAGCCTCTTCGGCTCCATCGTCTGGCTCCACGCACATTTTCCGTCAACGGCACGCCGGTGGACTGTGTAAATTTGGCGTTGCTCAAGGTAATGCCGAAGCCTCCTGCCATCGTGGTATCCGGAATCAACAAGGGCGTCAATCTCGGCGATGATGTGCTCTACTCAGGCACCGTCTCTGCGGCGATGGAAGGGACGATTCTCGGCATTCCATCGATTGCCGTCTCGCAGGAGGGTCGAGAGACTTTTCGATTTCCTGTCGCCGCGGACTATGCCGCGCGTATTGTGCGGCAGGTATTGGCGCAGGGGTTGCCGGACGAGACGTTGTTGAATGTGAATGTGCCGAATCGTGCGTTGCGGGCCATCAAGGGAGTTCGGGTCACCTGCCTGAGTCGGCGGCGCTTTCATAACCCCATCATCGAAAAGCTCGATCCGCATGGCAGAAAGTATTATTGGATTGCCGGGACGCGGGTATCCTGGAGCCGGAGCAAAAACGCCGATCATGAAGCGCTCGAACAGGGACGGGTGTCGGTGACCCCGATCCATCTGGACTGCACCAACTACGCCGTCCTCGATCATTTTCGCGCCTGGGAACCGATGATCCAAGGTAAGTTGGTGCGCCCCAAGCCGCATCCGCAGTCAGCCTCCCGGCGGAAGGGGTGA
- the cimA gene encoding citramalate synthase → MARKSSQTRPARPAPPEEPVVIPVLTLDRAAALEIYDTTLRDGAQAEDVSFSAEDKVRVAQKLDELGVHYIEGGWPGANPKDIEFFRIMKTTPLKHASVIAFGSTRKASNSVRKDQNLQALLASETKTITLFGKTWSLHVTDALGISLAKNLELIGDSIAHLKSKGRRVFYDAEHFFDGYKTNPEYALNTIRKAVAAGAERVILCDTNGGAMPWEIRTICEVVRQEIKVPLGIHAHNDCEMAVANSLVAIETGIVQVQGTINGIGERCGNANLCSIIPNLELKMRRPALGERLSHLKDVSGFVTEIANLMPNKHQPYVGDSAFAHKGGVHIHAVLKNALTYEHVDPKRVGNRQRVLVSDYAGRSGLLDKIEAYGIKLSKDHAKVQELIDTLKERENEGYQFEGAEGSFELLMRKAMGTHKPAFQLLGFRVIVEKKQEDGAPLSEATVMVKVGGVVEHTAAVGAGPVNALDHALRKSLEKFYPQLQEVKLLDYKVRVLAANKGTESKVRVLIESGDHKDKWGTVGVSENIIEATWQALADSIEYKLLSKR, encoded by the coding sequence ATGGCTCGAAAATCCTCACAGACTCGTCCTGCTCGTCCCGCTCCGCCGGAGGAGCCTGTCGTCATTCCTGTTCTCACCCTCGATCGAGCCGCTGCGCTGGAAATTTACGATACGACGCTTCGCGACGGCGCGCAGGCTGAGGATGTCAGTTTTTCAGCGGAAGACAAAGTCCGCGTGGCTCAAAAGCTGGACGAGCTCGGCGTGCACTATATTGAAGGCGGCTGGCCGGGAGCCAATCCGAAAGACATCGAATTTTTCCGGATCATGAAGACGACCCCGCTCAAGCATGCCTCGGTCATTGCCTTTGGATCGACGCGCAAAGCCAGCAACTCTGTCCGTAAAGACCAGAATCTGCAGGCACTCCTTGCATCTGAAACCAAGACCATCACGCTGTTCGGGAAAACCTGGTCGCTGCATGTGACCGATGCGTTAGGGATCTCGCTGGCGAAAAATCTCGAATTGATCGGCGACTCCATCGCGCACCTCAAAAGCAAGGGCCGGCGGGTGTTTTACGATGCCGAGCATTTCTTCGACGGGTACAAGACGAATCCGGAGTATGCGCTGAATACGATTCGGAAGGCGGTGGCGGCCGGGGCTGAACGCGTCATTCTCTGCGATACGAACGGCGGAGCGATGCCGTGGGAGATCCGAACGATCTGCGAGGTCGTTCGCCAGGAAATCAAGGTACCGCTGGGTATCCACGCCCACAATGATTGTGAAATGGCGGTGGCGAACTCGCTGGTGGCGATCGAGACCGGCATTGTTCAAGTGCAGGGGACGATCAATGGGATCGGTGAGCGGTGTGGGAATGCCAATCTCTGTTCAATCATTCCCAATCTGGAATTGAAGATGCGGCGTCCGGCGCTCGGCGAACGGCTCAGTCATTTGAAAGATGTGTCGGGGTTCGTCACGGAAATCGCGAACTTGATGCCCAATAAGCATCAGCCCTATGTGGGCGATTCTGCGTTTGCTCATAAGGGCGGCGTCCATATTCATGCGGTGCTGAAGAATGCGTTAACGTATGAGCACGTTGATCCGAAGAGGGTCGGGAATCGCCAGCGCGTGCTGGTGTCGGACTACGCGGGGCGCAGCGGGCTGTTAGACAAGATCGAGGCCTACGGCATCAAGCTGTCGAAAGACCACGCGAAGGTGCAAGAGCTGATCGATACGCTCAAAGAGCGGGAAAATGAGGGCTACCAGTTTGAAGGCGCTGAGGGCTCGTTTGAGTTGTTGATGCGCAAGGCGATGGGGACTCATAAACCGGCGTTCCAGCTGCTGGGATTCCGCGTGATTGTTGAGAAAAAGCAAGAGGACGGCGCTCCCCTTTCAGAGGCGACCGTGATGGTCAAGGTTGGCGGAGTGGTCGAGCATACCGCAGCGGTCGGTGCCGGGCCGGTGAATGCGCTGGATCATGCGCTGCGTAAGTCGTTGGAAAAGTTCTACCCACAATTGCAAGAAGTGAAGCTCCTCGACTACAAGGTTCGAGTGCTCGCGGCTAATAAAGGTACCGAGTCGAAGGTGCGGGTACTGATCGAATCCGGCGACCACAAAGATAAGTGGGGAACGGTCGGGGTCTCCGAGAACATTATAGAGGCGACTTGGCAAGCCTTGGCCGACAGCATAGAGTACAAGCTTCTTTCGAAGCGTTAA
- a CDS encoding MerR family transcriptional regulator: MGIEPRLGSKVFYKIGEVSQLTKLPAYVLRFWESEFKFLSPKKSRGNQRLYIRRDIETVLEIKRMLYDEGHTLEGVKRYWARRGRAASRKLTPQELAKKLRGDLQAIVKIIDAHSR; this comes from the coding sequence ATGGGGATTGAACCCAGGCTGGGGAGCAAAGTTTTCTATAAAATCGGGGAGGTCAGTCAACTGACGAAGCTCCCTGCTTATGTGCTACGTTTTTGGGAGTCTGAGTTTAAGTTCCTGAGCCCGAAGAAAAGTCGGGGAAATCAGCGGCTGTATATTCGTCGGGACATTGAGACCGTCCTTGAAATTAAGCGGATGTTGTATGACGAAGGTCATACGCTGGAGGGAGTGAAGCGGTATTGGGCCAGGCGCGGGCGGGCGGCTTCTCGAAAGCTCACCCCTCAAGAGTTGGCCAAGAAGCTGCGCGGGGATCTCCAGGCCATTGTGAAAATCATCGACGCGCATTCACGATAA
- the cysS gene encoding cysteine--tRNA ligase — MLKIYNTLTGKKDAFEPLVPGIVRMYVCGVTVYDYCHIGHARSALVFDVVRRYLEYSGFRVEFAKNFTDVDDKIIKRANEQHVSCDAITATYIQAYHDDMGRLGVRPASIEPKATEHMADIVRLTETLIAKGLAYQVDGDVYFEVAKYGDYGRLSKRKMDDLQAGARVGVDERKRHPMDFALWKSAKPGEPAWPSPWGQGRPGWHIECSAMSIRHLGETFDIHGGGMDLIFPHHENEIAQSCGATGKEFARYWMHNGFVQINQEKMSKSLGNFFTIREIFEKSEWPEEVTGEMLRYFLLSTHYHGPLDFSDQALKEAKQALDGFYDLFNRLSETEHGSSGIDNELQFAIGFSGETFRRGMDDDFNTPVALAALLQLRGEVNKLIQKGLSTQARKTAREEFRSLGSMLGLFQLDVWQFSSTRKMVREAVGVSKSMSVVVGIGEAVVAVQKEGMPDSEIESRLAERIQAKKKKDFKRADEIRAELASQGIIIEDKPDGTSRWKR; from the coding sequence ATGCTCAAAATCTACAACACGTTGACAGGGAAGAAGGACGCGTTTGAACCGCTCGTGCCCGGCATCGTACGCATGTACGTGTGCGGGGTAACGGTCTATGACTATTGCCACATCGGGCATGCGCGTAGTGCTCTGGTGTTCGATGTGGTTCGGCGGTATCTGGAATATTCCGGCTTTCGCGTCGAGTTTGCCAAAAACTTCACCGATGTCGATGACAAGATCATCAAACGCGCCAATGAACAGCATGTCAGTTGCGACGCGATTACTGCGACATACATTCAGGCCTATCACGATGATATGGGACGATTGGGCGTGCGCCCCGCGTCGATCGAACCGAAAGCCACCGAGCATATGGCCGACATCGTCCGGCTGACCGAAACCCTGATCGCAAAGGGTTTGGCGTATCAAGTGGACGGAGATGTCTACTTCGAAGTTGCCAAGTACGGAGATTACGGGCGACTCTCCAAGCGGAAGATGGACGATCTTCAAGCCGGGGCACGGGTGGGTGTGGACGAGCGAAAACGGCACCCGATGGATTTCGCTCTCTGGAAGAGCGCCAAGCCTGGCGAGCCGGCCTGGCCGAGCCCCTGGGGCCAAGGACGGCCGGGGTGGCACATCGAATGTTCCGCCATGTCCATTCGGCACCTGGGCGAGACGTTCGATATTCATGGCGGCGGGATGGATCTCATTTTCCCGCATCATGAGAACGAAATCGCGCAATCGTGCGGAGCTACCGGGAAAGAATTTGCCCGCTACTGGATGCACAACGGGTTTGTGCAGATCAATCAAGAGAAGATGTCCAAGTCGCTGGGGAACTTTTTCACGATCAGAGAGATCTTTGAAAAATCGGAGTGGCCGGAAGAAGTCACGGGCGAAATGCTTCGCTACTTTCTCCTTTCCACCCATTACCACGGACCTCTCGATTTTTCAGATCAAGCCTTGAAGGAGGCAAAACAGGCGTTAGATGGCTTTTATGATCTCTTTAATCGGCTGTCGGAGACGGAGCATGGTTCTTCAGGCATCGATAATGAGCTCCAGTTTGCAATTGGTTTTTCTGGAGAGACCTTCCGAAGGGGTATGGATGATGATTTTAATACACCTGTAGCTTTGGCCGCACTTCTGCAGTTGCGTGGCGAAGTAAACAAACTGATCCAGAAGGGTTTATCAACGCAGGCAAGGAAGACGGCAAGAGAAGAGTTCAGATCCCTTGGTAGCATGCTGGGATTGTTCCAGTTGGATGTTTGGCAGTTTAGTTCGACAAGGAAGATGGTGCGCGAAGCTGTTGGGGTCTCAAAAAGTATGTCTGTGGTAGTTGGTATTGGTGAAGCTGTCGTGGCAGTGCAGAAAGAGGGAATGCCTGATTCAGAAATCGAATCGAGGCTTGCTGAGCGCATTCAAGCCAAGAAAAAGAAGGACTTTAAACGCGCTGATGAAATTAGAGCCGAACTTGCCTCCCAAGGCATCATCATTGAGGACAAGCCCGATGGCACCAGCCGATGGAAGCGATGA